The Carassius gibelio isolate Cgi1373 ecotype wild population from Czech Republic chromosome B9, carGib1.2-hapl.c, whole genome shotgun sequence genome includes a region encoding these proteins:
- the LOC127964769 gene encoding toll-like receptor 7, which produces MKMMTEKKFIIFAGLIFLLDAAEWYPKSLKCDVSLASNGSEVTVNCTERELTEIPLGIPANTTNLTLTINHIPHITNDSFHKLQNITEIDLRCNCVPIKVGPKDRVCTKSLTIDNGTFWKLKNLKSLYLDGNQLSSIPKGLPSNIVLLSLEVNSIYSILKENLTELTNIQKLYLGQNCYFRNPCNTSYYIEKDAFLKLDKMTLLSLKSNNLSYIPHQLPSSLKELYLYNNNIQTITEMDFHNLTELEILDLSGNCPRCYNAPFPCVPCPNNAPLQIHPNSFKTLKNLNTLRLHSNSLTHIPSEWFQNLTQLSLLDLSSNFLAKEITCTSFPSLLPNLEELDLSFNYELQVYPTALNLSRSFHHLKSLKVLRIRGYVFQELKQEDIQPLAKLNKLELIDLGTNFIKIAHLSVLRTLKNFKIINLSDNKISMPSQGETLLANHRVNHYGSPMTQGAQYHSGEVKDMHYFLYDEYARSCKYKDKELWISSPFNNECSSFGKTLDISRNNIFFLHSRFLDLDELSCLNLSGNAMSQSLNGSEFVHLKNLQYLDFSDNRLDLMFSSAFQELSSLVVLDISRNSHYFVAEGLTHMLNFTKNLGKLNKLILNDNQISTSTNTEMESFSLEHLEFKGNRLDMLWRDGDIRYANYFKKLLSLKSLDISRNNLNFIPLEVFEGLPDTLTDLYITNNRLKSFNWEGLANLKNLKLLDLSGNQLTDVPECLSNYTKSIQTLVLHKNNIVKLTPNFLKDAFSLKVLDLSYNRIQFIDESSFPANVIDQLQTLYLNNNRFVCSCNATWFVRWINRTSVNIPRLAMDVTCASPSAQKGQSVLFLNIQACQHNSLSIILCILMTSVILSILTLTISSHLFLWDVWYIYHFCLAKLKGYRRLSSNSTVYDAFVVYDMTDPAVHEWVMQELRVQLEDQGDPGMQLCLEERDWVPGCPLIENLSQSIQLSKRTVFILTNRYIRSGSFRTAFYLAHQRLMDERDDVIVLIFLEKMPCHSKYLRLRKRLYKKSVLEWPRNPQAQRYFWFSLRSVMSAGSQQYNKLFQETL; this is translated from the exons ATGAAGATG ATGACAGAAAAGAAATTCATCATCTTTGCTGGTCTCATCTTTTTGCTGGATGCAGCCGAGTGGTACCCCAAAAGTCTGAAGTGTGACGTTTCTCTGGCTAGTAATGGGAGCGAGGTCACCGTCAACTGCACTGAACGAGAACTAACCGAAATTCCTTTGGGAATCCCAGCGAATACCACCAACCTGACACTAACGATCAACCACATACCCCATATCACAAACGATTCGTTTCACAAACTGCAGAACATCACTGAGATCGACCTGCGCTGCAATTGCGTACCAATCAAGGTCGGACCCAAAGACCGCGTCTGCACCAAGAGCTTGACAATTGACAACGGCACCTTCTGGAAGCTAAAGAACCTCAAGTCGCTTTATTTGGATGGTAACCAGCTGTCCAGCATACCAAAGGGCCTGCCTTCCAACATAGTGCTTCTGAGTCTCGAGGTCAATAGTATTTATTCAATCCTTAAGGAGAATCtgacagaactaacaaatatccAAAAACTGTATCTCGGCCAGAACTGCTACTTCCGGAACCCATGTAACACATCATATTATATCGAAAAGGATGCATTTTTGAAGCTTGACAAGATGACTTTGCTCTCTCTGAAGTCTAACAACTTGTCCTACATCCCCCACCAACTCCCATCCAGCCTCAAAGAGCTGTACCTGTACAACAACAATATTCAGACAATAACAGAGATGGACTTTCACAACCTGACGGAGCTGGAGATACTGGACTTGAGTGGGAATTGTCCACGTTGTTATAATGCACCTTTCCCATGCGTTCCATGCCCAAATAACGCTCCCCTTCAGATTCATCCAAACTCCTTCAAGACCCTGAAGAACCTGAATACTCTTCGGCTTCATAGTAATTCTTTAACACACATTCCTTCTGAGTGGTTTCAAAATCTGACTCAACTTAGTCTTCTAGACCTCTCGAGCAACTTTTTGGCTAAGGAGATAACATGCACCTCCTTTCCTTCGTTGTTGCCTAATCTAGAAGAGTTGGATCTGTCTTTCAATTACGAGCTCCAGGTGTATCCTACAGCCCTCAACCTTTCAAGATCATTCCATCACCTTAAATCTCTGAAAGTCCTAAGAATCAGAGGCTATGTGTTTCAAGAACTCAAGCAGGAAGACATCCAACCATTGGCTAAACTGAACAAACTGGAGCTCATTGATCTCGGCACAAACTTCATAAAGATAGCACATCTCAGCGTCCTGAGGACCCTGAAAAACTTCAAAATCATCAACTTGTCCGACAACAAAATCTCAATGCCTTCTCAAGGAGAAACTTTGCTTGCTAATCACAGAGTAAACCATTATGGTTCTCCAATGACGCAAGGTGCACAGTACCACAGTGGAGAAGTCAAGGATATGCACTACTTCCTTTACGACGAATATGCACGCAGCTGCAAATACAAAGACAAGGAACTCTGGATTTCAAGTCCTTTCAACAACGAATGTAGTTCCTTTGGAAAAACATTGGATATAAGTAGGAATAACATCTTTTTCCTTCATTCTAGATTTTTGGATCTTGATGAGCTGAGTTGTCTGAATCTCTCTGGGAACGCCATGAGCCAGAGTCTGAACGGTTCTGAGTTTGTCCATTTGAAGAATTTACAATATCTAGACTTTTCAGACAATCGTCTGGATTTGATGTTCTCCTCAGCATTTCAGGAACTGAGCAGCCTGGTGGTTCTGGATATCAGCCGTAACAGCCATTACTTCGTGGCTGAGGGTTTGACCCATATGCTGAATTTTACAAAGAACCTGGGTAAGCTGAACAAATTAATCCTGAACGATAATCAAATCTCGACATCCACCAACACAGAAATGGAGAGTTTTTCTCTGGAGCATTTGGAGTTCAAAGGCAACCGCCTTGATATGTTGTGGAGAGACGGAGACATAAGGTATGCCAACTACTTTAAGAAACTTTTGTCCTTGAAGTCTCTTGATATCTCTCGCAACAACCTGAACTTCATCCCACTAGAAGTTTTTGAAGGTCTTCCAGACACCCTCACAGACCTGTACATTACTAACAACCGGTTAAAGTCATTCAATTGGGAGGGACTTGCAAACCTTAAAAACCTAAAACTGTTAGATCTCAGTGGGAATCAACTGACGGATGTTCCTGAATGCTTGTCTAACTATACAAAATCAATCCAAACGCTGGTTCTACACAAGAACAACATTGTAAAACTGACTCCCAATTTTCTCAAGGATGCATTCAGCCTCAAGGTCCTTGATCTCAGTTACAATCGCATCCAGTTCATTGATGAGTCGAGTTTCCCAGCAAATGTGATCGACCAGCTGCAGACCCTTTACTTGAACAACAACCGGTTTGTGTGCTCCTGCAATGCCACGTGGTTTGTCCGATGGATTAACCGGACGTCCGTGAACATCCCACGCCTTGCAATGGACGTCACCTGTGCTTCACCAAGTGCCCAAAAAGGTCAAAGTGTGCTTTTCCTCAACATCCAAGCCTGCCAACACAATTCCCTATCCATCATCCTCTGCATTTTAATGACCTCTGTGATTCTTAGCATCTTAACGCTCACCATCTCCAGCCATCTCTTTCTTTGGGATGTTTGGTACATCTACCACTTCTGCTTGGCCAAACTCAAGGGATACCGTCGGCTTTCCTCCAACAGCACTGTCTACGATGCCTTTGTTGTCTACGATATGACTGATCCAGCCGTTCATGAGTGGGTCATGCAAGAGCTTCGTGTTCAACTGGAAGACCAGGGTGACCCAGGGATGCAACTCTGTTTGGAAGAGCGGGATTGGGTTCCTGGATGTCCCCTCATTGAAAACCTTTCCCAAAGCATACAGTTGAGTAAACGCACTGTTTTCATTTTGACCAATCGATACATCAGGAGCGGCAGCTTCAGGACAGCGTTTTATCTGGCCCACCAGCGACTCATGGATGAAAGGGATGATGTTATTGTACTGATATTCTTGGAGAAAATGCCTTGTCATTCCAAGTACCTCAGACTGAGAAAGAGGTTGTATAAAAAATCAGTTCTGGAGTGGCCAAGGAACCCTCAAGCGCAGAGGTACTTCTGGTTCAGTCTCAGAAGTGTCATGTCAGCTGGGAGTCAACAATACAACAAACTCTTCCAGGAAACTCTGTAA